One Choloepus didactylus isolate mChoDid1 chromosome 8, mChoDid1.pri, whole genome shotgun sequence DNA window includes the following coding sequences:
- the DNAL4 gene encoding dynein light chain 4, axonemal isoform X1: MGETEGKKDEADYKRLQTFPLVRHSDMPEEMRVETMELCVTACEKFSNNNESAAKMIKETMDKKFGSSWHVVIGEGFGFEITHEVPLTVLHPQHSCEVSAVLVFSGHMKMAPRRSLSSQGTLAASLLVLWGSRDPPPASPSTWPQAAQTIASHWTSSSPVPGFGMRGQAALPPLSAPPSSGTRPLGL, from the exons ATGGgagaaacagaagggaagaaagacgAGGCTGATTATAAGCGACTACAGACTTTCCCTCTAGTCAGG CACTCGGACATGCCAGAGGAGATGCGAGTGGAGACCATGGAGCTTTGTGTCACAGCCTGTGAGAAATTCTCCAACAACAACGAG AGTGCCGCCAAGATGATCAAAGAGACGATGGACAAGAAGTTCGGCTCCTCCTGGCATGTGGTGATTGGTGAAGGCTTTGGCTTTGAAATCACACATGAG GTGCCCCTGACCGTCCTCCATCCGCAGCACAGCTGTGAGGTGTCTGCTGTCCTTGTCTTCAGTGGCCATATGAAAATGGCCCCAAGAAGGAGCCTCTCCTCTCAAGGGACATTGGCAGCTTCTCTCCTTGTCCTCTGGGGAAGCCGTGACCCTCCCCCAGCTTCCCCATCAACTTGGCCCCAGGCTGCACAAACCATTGCATCTCATTGGACCAGCAGCTCACCAGTCCCCGGCTTTGGCATGAGGGGCCAAGCGGCCTTGCCACCCCTGTCCGCCCCTCCTTCCTCGGGCACCAGGCCGCTCGGCCTTTAG
- the DNAL4 gene encoding dynein light chain 4, axonemal isoform X2: protein MGETEGKKDEADYKRLQTFPLVRHSDMPEEMRVETMELCVTACEKFSNNNESAAKMIKETMDKKFGSSWHVVIGEGFGFEITHEALSHVTPSPRLLAGAQAAFPMSRGEVCIRVKEGGGEATCWSHLSRGLLSPRIPGAPDRPPSAAQL, encoded by the exons ATGGgagaaacagaagggaagaaagacgAGGCTGATTATAAGCGACTACAGACTTTCCCTCTAGTCAGG CACTCGGACATGCCAGAGGAGATGCGAGTGGAGACCATGGAGCTTTGTGTCACAGCCTGTGAGAAATTCTCCAACAACAACGAG AGTGCCGCCAAGATGATCAAAGAGACGATGGACAAGAAGTTCGGCTCCTCCTGGCATGTGGTGATTGGTGAAGGCTTTGGCTTTGAAATCACACATGAG GCGCTGAGCCATGTCACTCCAAGCCCCAGGCTGTTAGCGGGGGCACAGGCAGCGTTCCCTATGTCGAGGGGTGAGGTTTGCATCAGGGTAAaggagggtgggggagaggcaACGTGCTGGTCCCACCTTTCTCGGGGGCTGCTCTCCCCTCGCATCCCAGGTGCCCCTGACCGTCCTCCATCCGCAGCACAGCTGTGA
- the DNAL4 gene encoding dynein light chain 4, axonemal isoform X4: MGETEGKKDEADYKRLQTFPLVRHSDMPEEMRVETMELCVTACEKFSNNNESAAKMIKETMDKKFGSSWHVVIGEGFGFEITHEVKNLLYLYFGGTLAVCVWKCS; this comes from the exons ATGGgagaaacagaagggaagaaagacgAGGCTGATTATAAGCGACTACAGACTTTCCCTCTAGTCAGG CACTCGGACATGCCAGAGGAGATGCGAGTGGAGACCATGGAGCTTTGTGTCACAGCCTGTGAGAAATTCTCCAACAACAACGAG AGTGCCGCCAAGATGATCAAAGAGACGATGGACAAGAAGTTCGGCTCCTCCTGGCATGTGGTGATTGGTGAAGGCTTTGGCTTTGAAATCACACATGAGGTGAAGAACCTCCTTTACCTGTACTTCGGGGGGACCCTGGCTGTGTGTGTCTGGAAGTGCTCCTGA
- the DNAL4 gene encoding dynein light chain 4, axonemal isoform X3, which yields MGETEGKKDEADYKRLQTFPLVRHSDMPEEMRVETMELCVTACEKFSNNNESAAKMIKETMDKKFGSSWHVVIGEGFGFEITHEALSHVTPSPRLLAGAQAAFPMSRGAPDRPPSAAQL from the exons ATGGgagaaacagaagggaagaaagacgAGGCTGATTATAAGCGACTACAGACTTTCCCTCTAGTCAGG CACTCGGACATGCCAGAGGAGATGCGAGTGGAGACCATGGAGCTTTGTGTCACAGCCTGTGAGAAATTCTCCAACAACAACGAG AGTGCCGCCAAGATGATCAAAGAGACGATGGACAAGAAGTTCGGCTCCTCCTGGCATGTGGTGATTGGTGAAGGCTTTGGCTTTGAAATCACACATGAG GCGCTGAGCCATGTCACTCCAAGCCCCAGGCTGTTAGCGGGGGCACAGGCAGCGTTCCCTATGTCGAGGG GTGCCCCTGACCGTCCTCCATCCGCAGCACAGCTGTGA